The following is a genomic window from Chryseobacterium ginsenosidimutans.
TCCATACTGCAAACTTAGTCACGTTTTTAAACAAATTATGTATATTTGTTGTCATAAATTATGACAATGTCAATTTTTGCAGATAACATCGTGTTTTTAAGAGGTAAGAAAAATCTAACGCAGCAGAAGCTGGCGGATGAACTCATTCTTACCAGATCGAGATATGTTTCTTATGAGTATGAAAAGGCAGAACCGCCAATTGATGTGTTGATAAGGATCTCCAAATATTACAATATCAGCATTGATCTTTTAGTTACTGTTGACATTCGAAAATATCCAATTGATGATATTTTGAATCTGCCCAATAATCGGGTAGTCTTACCTATTGTTGTGGATAAGGATGGTAATAATTACATTGAGATCGTTCCACAAAAAGTTTCAATGGGTTATTTGAAAGGCTTCAATGATCCTGGCTATATTGAAAAACTTATGAGGATTCTTCTGCCATTTTTAAAAAATGGAAAATACAGAGGCTTTCTGGCAGACGGCGATTCAATGCCACCTTTTGCCGATCAATCTATAATTATCGGAGAATATGTTGAAAAACTGGATGACCTTAAACCTGATAAGGATTATGTTTTTGTGACTAAGGAAGGTATCACTTATAAGACATTTTTAAAGAGAAATAAAAAATCAATTATGGTAGCAGCTGATAATTTATTTTATGAACCTTATGACATTGCATTAGGGGATATAGTTGAAATATGGAGTTATGTAATGGGAATTTTACCTAAAGACTATAAACCTTTAATGCCGGATTATGCCAATTTAAAAATGATGATTGGGGATTTGAAGACCACGATTCTAAACCTGGAAAATAAGGTTTCTAGTTTTTAAACATAGTCTGTTAATTAAAGACCTTCCCAAAAAGAAAATTAAAAACACAAATGATAAAAAAATATCCCATAGAAATGGGATAGCATAAAGAAAAATATTTTAAAAGAAAATTGCAATGGGCCAGCTGACTTTATTTGATACTGAAGAATTTTACGAATTTCCAAAAGACCTTTTGGAATATAAAGAAAATTTCTTGAGCAGGGAAGAGGCGGATCGATTGAAAGACCATCTGTTTAAAACGGCTCCATGGGAACAACGTACCCAGA
Proteins encoded in this region:
- a CDS encoding XRE family transcriptional regulator, translated to MSIFADNIVFLRGKKNLTQQKLADELILTRSRYVSYEYEKAEPPIDVLIRISKYYNISIDLLVTVDIRKYPIDDILNLPNNRVVLPIVVDKDGNNYIEIVPQKVSMGYLKGFNDPGYIEKLMRILLPFLKNGKYRGFLADGDSMPPFADQSIIIGEYVEKLDDLKPDKDYVFVTKEGITYKTFLKRNKKSIMVAADNLFYEPYDIALGDIVEIWSYVMGILPKDYKPLMPDYANLKMMIGDLKTTILNLENKVSSF